Below is a genomic region from Cellulomonas sp. P24.
GTCCTTCGGGACGGCCTGGAGCAGGTCGTGGATGCGGGGGATGTCGGCCAGGCGTGGTTCGTAGCGGCGCAGCATGTGGTCGGCAAGCTCGATCGGGCCCAGGACGACGCCGTGGGTGTGGGCCTCGCGCAGGGTGACCCAGACCTGGCGGTGCCAGGGGTCGGCGAAGTCGGGTCCGCGGACCCAGGCGTTGACGTCGGGGAAGTGGGCGGGTTCCAGCAGCAGTCCGCCGAGGGTGGCTTGCTCGGCCAGGTGTGCGACGTCATCGGTGCGGATCATGACTGGACCTCCCCAGGGTGTCCGGTGGTGGGATTGGTGCGCATGGCGGTGTCGGTGTCGAAGACGTCGGCCTCGTCGGGGTGAAGGCGGTGGTGCACGACGTGGGATCGTCCCGGCAGTTTCCACAGGCCGGTGCCGCGTGGCAGGGCGGTCAGCAGGCTGCGTTCGGTGGAGGTCAGACCCAGGGCGGTGGCGGTGGCAGTGAGCTGGTCGGGTTCTTGGCGGTAGATGACCCGGGTGGAGCAGTCGGCCAGCAGTCCTTGGGCCAGGGCGCGCGCCTCAGAGCCGGTGGCGCCGACGGCGTCCAGGTCACTCAAGCGGTGCAGGATCAGGAGGTTCGCGGTGCCGTAGGCGCGGGAGAGCTTCCACTGGGCTTGCATGCGCCGCACCAGTGGCGCCGAGCGCAGCACCCGCCATGCCTCGTCGTAGATGATCCAGCGCGGCCCTGCCTCGGGCGTGGACTCGGTCGCGGCGGTCTCGAGCCACGCCGACGCGCAGGTCATCGCCAGGGTCAGGGCATCGTCGCTGGCACCCAACCGGGACAGGTCCAGGACCACCATGGGTGCGCCCGGGTCCAGGTGCTGGGTGGAGGGGCCGTCGAACATCCCGGCCAGGTCACCGCGGATCAGCCGGCGCAGCCCGTGGATCAGGTCGCCACCATCTGCGGCCCGGGCGCTCGCCGTGGCACCGTCACGCATCGACAATCCCGGATCGGGTGCCAGCAGTGCGTCGACGACGGCGGGGATGGTCGGTAGGGCGCCGCGGGTGCCGGTCTCGGCGGTGGTCAGGGCCGCGTCCAGGGCGCTGTGCTCGGCGGGCCGCAGTCCGCGCCCCAGGGTGGTCTCGGCCAGGGACGTCAGCAGTCGCAGCCGGTCGCCGTGGGCCACGGCCGGGTTCGTGCCGGTCGAATCGAGCGGGTTGATCCGGGCTGGAAGGCCGGGGCCAAGGCGCACGACGACCCCGCCGACCGCGTCGGCGACCGGGGCCCACTCCCCCTTGGGGTCTCCCGGGACGTACACGCGGCGCCCGGCGGCGATGGACCGCACGGCCAGTGACTTGGCCAGGGCGGACTTGCCCTGGCCGATGACCCCGGCCAGGACCATGTTCGGGTTCGTCACGATGCCCGCGGCGTACAGGGCCCATGGGTCGAAGCTGAACGGCTCCCCGGTCAGGGCATCGGTCCCGACGTAGGTGCCGACCTCGAGTGCGGGTGGGGTCAAGAACGGGTACGCACCGGCCAAGGTGGCCGACGATGCCTGATGCGCTGGCAGGCGCAGCGGCGCCCACGAAGTGAACCGGCCCGGCGTGCCGCGAAACCGCGTTCGCGGGCCGCCGCCGGGCACTCCCGGGTCGTGGGGCCGGTTCACAGCAGTCCCCGCGCGAGTGGCAGCGCCCCGGTGGCGTGGGCCAGGCCCTGTTGACCGACCAGGCGCCGGATCTCGCACATGGCCTGCGCGGCAGCGGCCTCGGTGGCGGCGCACGCCGCGGCGAGGTCGTCGGTGTTGGTTGCGGTGACAGTCACCAGCCCCGTGAAGCGCAGGTCCCCGTGCCCGGCGATGAGGTCCTGCTCGCGGCGGGCCAGCTCGGCGTCCTCGGCGCGAGCGGCCTCGTCCTGGACCTGGCCGATGCGGGCACGTTGTGCGGCATCGGCGGCGTGCTCGGCCTTGGTACGGCGGATCTCGAGCAGCGCCTTCGCCGTGGGCAGGGGCTCGGCGATCAGGGTGAAGGTGCGCCGGGTCCCAGGCGCCAGGAGCAGGGGTTGCAGGAACGCGGGGTGCACGTCGCTGCGCGGCCACTGGGTGATCCAGTACACGGCGTGCACGGCGCTATCGGTGCGCACATGGTCCCAGTGCTCGCTCACACCCATCGGCCCCAGAAGCGAACCGGTCCCGCCCAGGTCGCCGGCCCGGGCGGCGCCGCCCGGGTCATAGCTGGCGCGCAGCACCGAACCCAAACGGTCCGGAGTGACCCAGCCGTCGACGTGCAGCTCAGCGGCTTTGAGCCCATCGACCAGGGCGCCCAGGTGCTGCTCGATCGCCGCGCCCCCCGCCGGGCCCAGTGCTCGGCCGCGCCCGTGTGGGGGGCGAAGGGCGACCGCGAGCAGGGTTTGCTGGTGGTCGCCGGTCGATTCGGCGTCGGCGACGAGGTCGGCCAGGACCCGGGCCGCCCACGGGGCACCGGCCATCGCGTTGTTCGCCCACCAGCCCCGGACCGAGCCTCCACCGGGCAGCGACCGGTGCACCACTTGCAGGCGCACGATGGCCGATTGTTGGCACAGCGACCCCAGGACCCTGCCCCAGGATGCGACCTGGCCGTTCTGCGCGGCGGCGTCCTGCAGCACGAACCCCGCACCGGACACCCGCAGCACGGCGCACACGACCCCAGTTCGCCGATCGTGGATCAGGGCTGCACCCAAGGACGGGGCTTCGGTCACGGTCAGTTGTCCCGCGATCCCCGGTATTCGCAGGACTCCGGGGTCTGGCAGGGCCCGGGTGCTGGTCACGGCCGTGGTCTGCCCGAGCAGGCGGCGCGCCCGCCACTGTCCGACCAGCGGCAGCCACTGGATGACCGGTCTTCCTCGGACGCTGGCTGTGGCCGCAACGGCCAGGGGCACCCACAGGCCGGCGCCGGCGACCAGGCCGCCCATCCCGGCCGAGTAGACGCCTGCGACAGCAATCACCATGGCGATGGTCAACACCGCGAGCTGGGCGGCGCCCAGGCCCAGCAGGATCCCGCGGCGCTCCAGTTGCCCGAACCGGGCGGTCGCGGTCTCCACGGTCGGGGTGGTCATGACCGGCCACCCGCACCAGGGCGCGGCGCTGTCACGCGAGCCGGAGCCGGGCGCAGCGCCGGTGCACCGGCGCCGGAACCAGTGGCCTTGGTGCCTGCCGTAGTTGCGGTCTTGCCCGCAGCGGCGGCCGCACCGGCCCCGCCCAGGATCGTGGAGGTGACGGCCTGCTGGGCGGCGTAGCGGGTCTGGGTCCCGGCACCGCGGGCCCCGCGCAGGATCGGGTTGGCGGCAACCGCGGAGTTCATCACCGTGGCGGCTTCCATCCCGGACCAGTGCACGAAACGCCACGTCAACCACGGGGCGAACACCGCGATGGTCAACAGCAGCAACCCGACCAGGGCGTTGGACAAGGTTTCGGTGATCCCCGGAGTGGAACCTGCGGTGGGCTGGGCGGTGACGGGTCCGGTCCCGGTGAACGCGGAGGCGCCCACGACGAACACCACCACGATGACGACCTTGCAGAACACCAACGCGGCCACGATCTCCAGCCACCGCCGGGTCCACACGCGGGTCTGGTCCCACGCCGACCCGGCGAACGCGACCGGTGCGAACACCGCGATCAGCACCAGGGCGGCCTTGCGGAACAGCAGCACCCCCCACAGCAGCAAGAACCCCGCCGTCAGGGCCAGACCGATCAGGATCTGCAACGCCGGGGACAGCCCGGACAACAGGGCGGCGAACGCGAAGAACTCCCCGGCCGCCACGACGACCGGGACCCCGGCGGCCGCGGCGATGTAGGCGCAGACCTCGTCCACCGCGGTCAACGCCAGCTGGGTCAGGGCCAGAGCCACCCCCGCACCCAGCAGGGCCTTGGCGACCCCGACCACCGCGCGCACCAGGCCGCCCGGCTCGCGGCGCAGCACCGAGCCGATCACCTGCACCACGAACAACCCGACCAGCACCGGCAGGGTGATCGCGGCAATCACCGCGACGTTCGCCCGAAACCACGACGCCGTCAGGTCGATCGACGTCGTGGAGTCCAGGGCGCCCACGGCCATCTGCCCAACCTGGGCGGCGGCCCTGATGAACGCCGCACCGAGGCCGCCCAGCACGTAGTCCGAGGCCGTGGCCGACGCGGACCCGGCGGCGTTGCTCGTCAGGTCACAGACGAACGAAACCGGCCCCGGGCACGCTGCGAGCAC
It encodes:
- a CDS encoding SCO6880 family protein, with protein sequence MTTPTVETATARFGQLERRGILLGLGAAQLAVLTIAMVIAVAGVYSAGMGGLVAGAGLWVPLAVAATASVRGRPVIQWLPLVGQWRARRLLGQTTAVTSTRALPDPGVLRIPGIAGQLTVTEAPSLGAALIHDRRTGVVCAVLRVSGAGFVLQDAAAQNGQVASWGRVLGSLCQQSAIVRLQVVHRSLPGGGSVRGWWANNAMAGAPWAARVLADLVADAESTGDHQQTLLAVALRPPHGRGRALGPAGGAAIEQHLGALVDGLKAAELHVDGWVTPDRLGSVLRASYDPGGAARAGDLGGTGSLLGPMGVSEHWDHVRTDSAVHAVYWITQWPRSDVHPAFLQPLLLAPGTRRTFTLIAEPLPTAKALLEIRRTKAEHAADAAQRARIGQVQDEAARAEDAELARREQDLIAGHGDLRFTGLVTVTATNTDDLAAACAATEAAAAQAMCEIRRLVGQQGLAHATGALPLARGLL
- a CDS encoding ATP-binding protein — its product is MAGAYPFLTPPALEVGTYVGTDALTGEPFSFDPWALYAAGIVTNPNMVLAGVIGQGKSALAKSLAVRSIAAGRRVYVPGDPKGEWAPVADAVGGVVVRLGPGLPARINPLDSTGTNPAVAHGDRLRLLTSLAETTLGRGLRPAEHSALDAALTTAETGTRGALPTIPAVVDALLAPDPGLSMRDGATASARAADGGDLIHGLRRLIRGDLAGMFDGPSTQHLDPGAPMVVLDLSRLGASDDALTLAMTCASAWLETAATESTPEAGPRWIIYDEAWRVLRSAPLVRRMQAQWKLSRAYGTANLLILHRLSDLDAVGATGSEARALAQGLLADCSTRVIYRQEPDQLTATATALGLTSTERSLLTALPRGTGLWKLPGRSHVVHHRLHPDEADVFDTDTAMRTNPTTGHPGEVQS